tataactttatatattatatatacagcacgataagtatatgtatatacatatacttagTTTAAGTATGACATGCATGGAAGTATTTGAgtataatatgtatgtatgtagacTACATACATACTACATACATACTACATATATACTACATtgtagtatataaatattggttatACAAAACATGTATATAAGGTTGTATAAGATAAACAactaattactatttatttattaactatttatttactgTTTACAGTGTAAgcttaatatttaattatatagtatatatagttaTACTTACATAGTGTATAGTAAAATACCATTTAGTATGCTAAAATAATATCACTTACTGAtcaatattttttccattattttagaTTGATAGATTGCATCTTAGAAGATCATCAAATATCAAAGACATTGTTGATGAAATCAGTGCTTCTAATGATTCTGAACATGCAAAGTCTTCCAGACTATGTTCAACATGCTTTGGCTTTGTAGgttagaattttattattattgttgtgttattttttcatatatataatgcttcatatatataatgcttcacataacaaaatttattgtacttaataaaatatttagttaattaaaaattttgttcatttgttttcaaacaaaaatatttagtgcAAGGAGTGGCTTATATCTGTACAGAGAGCAGAGCTGTGAACAATCTCATTGAAGCGGCAGAACAGTTTGGACCTAAATATTTAGAACGGGTAGCCTCAGGCAAGTATATTAAGCTgttctttaatataaatacatatttaaaattccaaataataaacacattttatttatgtatgttgCCAGGTATACTTAAGCACAAGATGGAAGCTGAAAATATTTGTAGAGGACAGAAGTTTCAGTTGGCTACTCAAGGGTCTCCTTTGAACATTGTGGTTGGAACTCCTGACAAAAAAACTGACCGAATTGAGCTGAAACAGGTGTCCTTTGGTACTGTTATGGAGTTGGTTAAATCTCTTgagctttcaaaaaatcaaacaaagaatttttgttcCAAATATAGATCTAGTATGGGAACTCAAACCTGTATTGAAGCGAacatctttgaaaaaattaaagctcTCCATAACCGTATAGATGAATTTTACACTTCTAAAGAAGTAGGTTTTATGGATGGAGAAGAAGCCATTACTAGAACATTGGTTCATGTAAAAGATACATCTACATTTATACAGCACGTCATTACAGAAAGAGGAATAGATCCACATGACTCCATATTGAGAATAGCTATGGATTCAGGTCAGGGATTCCTTAAAGTTACTGTAAATGTGTTTAATCCCCTGGAAAAAACTTCTTCAGATTCAGAGCTAGATGATGCTGGAGTAAAAAGATCCTTTCTTATAGCAATTGTTGAGGGGGTTTCTGAAGCTAACGATAATCTTTGGAAGCTTATTGAGCCCCTAAATTTAAACGATGTAAAGTTTTACGTTGCATTTGATCTAAAATGTGCAAATTCAGTGTTTGGAATTAGTAGTCATGCTGGGAAATACAGTTGTTTATATTGTGAGGGATCCTGCGCTCTTGAGCCTGGAATTAAACGAACACTTAGGTCATTGGATGATCATTATAACAACTTTACCCTTGACGGAAAGAAGAAATCAAAAATGTcacactttaaaaatgttacaaatcCAAGACTTTTGTACAATAAGGAAGATCCTGAAACTCTTCTCGAAGAGTTGGTTCCTGTTCCTGAGCTCCATGTTCTAATGGGAATAGTAAATAAACTTGCAGTACTTCTAGTCAGTGTATGGCCTTTGTTTGAGAAGTGGTTACAATCAAACTACATCATGTTTCGAGGATACCAAGGCATAGGGCTTGACGGAAACAATGCAAGCAAGTTCCTGAAGTTGGTGGATATACTTGAAAGAGATATTATAAACAATGGAAAATATGACTTACTACCAATAGTAAACTGTGTTAGAAAGTTTAAATGTCTTCAAGCAGAAGCATTTGGTATGGTAGCAGGGGATAACATCAGCACTGCTGTTCTGGAGTTTAAAAAGTCCTATGCAGATTTGATTGAATACGTGCATGCCACATTTGAGGGTATCAAGCTCAGTGTTACATGGAAAGTTCACATAGCAGTATGTCATATACTTCCTTTTCTTCATTCTACTGACTGCGGCCTAGGAGTTTACTGTGAGCAAATAGGAGAAGCTATTCATcatgaattcaaaaaaacatggaaTAGATACAAACGAAGAGTTAACCATATAGATTATGCAAAACGACTAAAATCCAATGTTGTCGAGTTTGcatcaaaaaacattaaataaactgaataattatataatttaatttaatgtttataatttcaagtatatattgtaaagtatattatttatagatttagACTTATATTATAACTAGTTAACATAAAGCTTTTTTACTTTGTGCTTTTATTTGTATAGGATAAGTTAcacctattttttaatttttttttttcaattttttttaacaccctagaagttttaaatgttataaatggTGTCTTcccaaaatgttataaatagtGTCTTCCCAAAATGTTAGAAATAGTGTATACCCaactattgaataaaaaaattcagaccTAGGGAACATTTTAATCTGGTGGTCACTCAGGTCCACAGTGATAAGTATagctattttttgatttttttgtctcattttttttttgaaaattccaaCACCCCAGAAGTTCTAAATGTTATAAATGGTGTCTACTAATGTATATCTAgctattgcaaaaaaaaaattagacctGGGGAACAACTCAACCTGGCGGTCACTCTGGTCCACAGTGAATTATCTTTATGGTATTTGTAACCTTTACAAAGATTCTTGGAGCCCAGGATTTAGTCAATTTTGCAGGCCCTTAACagaatgtaaaaaaacattttacaattgtGCAATTACGTTTGTTTATtagccaatttaaaaaatagtttttctttgtttttaagacCCTTTGCCAATTGAGGATTCTCTGATTGCCTTGTTGTTGTTGCATCACTAATAATACCAGTAACCTTTTAACGAATtttaatatggaaaaaaagGTATGTAGTTTACCTAAGTTTGtcgatttttttctttttgtcgGAGATTTTGTGGTTAGTGTTAAttattctaaagtttttttcgaAGATAGCTGGTTAGTGTTATTTATTCTAAATGTTGTCTACTTATTAATCGTTCCTAAATcacaatacttttttaaatcttaataaccTTGCTCACACATTACAAGTTATAATATTggataaataaacattaaaaatcttttagacATCTTCATgagagttattttttattgttgcaaCAGCAACTAGAACTACTACAAAAAATTTTCCtcaacaatttaataaaatgaaactaCCGACTATTTGTTGCGCCTCCTCTTCATTACGCGTAatcttttcataatattttgttgCCTTTAACTaactgaattattttttatattttcttaagaCCTGTTGTTATTGTCTTGTGTTGATTCTATACGCTCTGTGGCACCATGACGAGGCTTTACAACTTAAATCCTAGGGAAACAATGatctgtaaaaagttttttatttactaattattgAACATTTAGAAACTTTTAGTACAATTAACAttctttataaaagttaaataagaaCTGCACTCATTTAGACATCCTATTAGGTAAAATGTCTAAAAGACATTTTGAGCATACTATAATCAAAGCTAACTTCAAATCAAGATACCTTAAGACAATCTTATCTAATTTTCTCCAAAACACTTGGAAATCTTTTACTGTAAATTCACCTTGTTGTTTTCATAGACGCTACTAGACTGTTTTAGGTCAAAATAACTAGGTCCCGTTTATATTTCTCTAAGTTCTGCTATTCAGTAAAAATGCTTTGTTTAAAGCTTAAAGCAgacatggatttttttttttcatttattgttttcatgttttacggtataaacatatatgtttaaacatgtcgtataaacatatatattatttgtatttatatataaatacaaataatacttCAATATAATTACAGGTCAAGAAGGAGAAATGAATTGATAAACTGCCATTTTATTTAGAGTCAGAGTAACCATTACTGACTTAGAGATGGACttcaaaaaatcataacttGACTATTATGGTTAATATTTTAAACGAGAGTAGTTAGGTGTGTTTTAACGTACTTTGTGAAGTTTTGGGTATGAacctaaaactattttaaataaaggtgaaaaataataaaaatgttaaaaaaataaaaattaattttgccGTTTATTTTGTCTTCAAAAATATACACTTATATCTAGCATAACCATTACAGGGGCAGTTTAAGGGAAAAAAATGAGGGGAGGAGCAACTCCTTAAAAGGT
This Hydra vulgaris chromosome 04, alternate assembly HydraT2T_AEP DNA region includes the following protein-coding sequences:
- the LOC136079534 gene encoding uncharacterized protein LOC136079534, whose product is MADCLHKTCAVCLTQFGKKSSKIQKIPPAIETKIKTFVWSQYSLDVTNYPKVICNNCHRNLYDLDKNKVEYLGNWIVKISKIDRLHLRRSSNIKDIVDEISASNDSEHAKSSRLCSTCFGFVVQGVAYICTESRAVNNLIEAAEQFGPKYLERVASGILKHKMEAENICRGQKFQLATQGSPLNIVVGTPDKKTDRIELKQVSFGTVMELVKSLELSKNQTKNFCSKYRSSMGTQTCIEANIFEKIKALHNRIDEFYTSKEVGFMDGEEAITRTLVHVKDTSTFIQHVITERGIDPHDSILRIAMDSGQGFLKVTVNVFNPLEKTSSDSELDDAGVKRSFLIAIVEGVSEANDNLWKLIEPLNLNDVKFYVAFDLKCANSVFGISSHAGKYSCLYCEGSCALEPGIKRTLRSLDDHYNNFTLDGKKKSKMSHFKNVTNPRLLYNKEDPETLLEELVPVPELHVLMGIVNKLAVLLVSVWPLFEKWLQSNYIMFRGYQGIGLDGNNASKFLKLVDILERDIINNGKYDLLPIVNCVRKFKCLQAEAFGMVAGDNISTAVLEFKKSYADLIEYVHATFEGIKLSVTWKVHIAVCHILPFLHSTDCGLGVYCEQIGEAIHHEFKKTWNRYKRRVNHIDYAKRLKSNVVEFASKNIK